A window of Pan paniscus chromosome 16, NHGRI_mPanPan1-v2.0_pri, whole genome shotgun sequence genomic DNA:
AGCATCTTAAAGACCTGCAGGAGAAATGGGGGGGGCTGAGCACTCCAACCAGCTCAATGCACTCATCAAATGCCCACACTCTGCCAAAGGACTTCCTCCCTCTAAGTGCTTGCATGTACATCACCACAATGGAACAATAGCCCCGGAAACAGATGAACCTCTTTTTGCTCTAAGATCTTAGCTTACTGGAGGGgaaacaaacaatttaaaaaaaaaaaaaggcaagaccaCAGTAAACCTTCAAATCTCTGTGCTCCCTTTCCCCACCTATAGTTTAATGCTTCCAAAATAAAAGCTCTCATTACAAGCCCGGTAACAAAGGTTTCTCTAGGTTCCAAAAGTCCTTTTCAATCTCTGTACAATTACTatttcatatttgtatatatcGCTAAGTTCACAACTGTACTAATTTTGCCTCTCAACTCTCCTACAGAAAGACATCAGCCCACTTCCCCAGTGAGGACATCTAGGTCAAGGGGCAGTAAGCAGGCAGTTCAGCCAAAGTCAAAGAATGAGGCCCAGCAGAAACAGTATGAGGATCTTTTGGCTGTCACCATACGGGCAGGTTGTATCGTTATCATTAGAGGGAATCAACAACGCCTGACTGAGACAGGCTCTTTGGGGAAAGACAGGGCTCTACTGAGGCCCACAGACATGGCAAAAACTCCCCAAGGAACTCTTGGTTGCCATGGCAACGGGCTTCCAGctcccactccacaccactcGCCAGCCAGCGTTCACACCCTCTCCTACAGTCCTGGCTGGGGGCCGCAGCACACACTCACCGCCTCCCTGTAAGAGGAGCTGCTGTGCAGGGCAGTGTGCAACACCCGGAACTCTCTCATGGCAGCCACTTTGTCCACAGGTTCTGGGGGACAAGACACTCAGAGTTACCCTATAGCGCAGGTCCTGTCTCTGCCACAGACATGGCAACATCATTTCAGCATGTGCCAAGGAGCAGCCTGGTCTGTGCATTCCCTTCCCTCATCACCCCTTAAGAATGTGAGTGCCCGCTCAGAAAAACCCATTTGTGCCACGGATGTGAAAACTGCTAGTAAGCATCTTTACATTCACTTGTAAGCATCTTCCacagataaaacaaacaaacaaattcaagTTGCAGCAGAGGAGACTCTTACCACATGAAAAATAGTGCTCTGATCAACATACCACTGCAGGAATTCTAGACTAATAAcatttgttttttggtgtttatgccttgtttttcagacagagtctcacctctTGCCCagccagaatgcagtggcgcaatctcggctcgctgcaacctccacctccctggttgaagcaactctcgtgcctcagcctcccgagtagctgggattacaggtgtgcaacaccactcctggataatttttgcatttttagttgagatggggtttcaccatattggtcaggctggtctcaaactcctgacctcaagtgatccacacacctcggcctcccaaagtgctaggattacaggcgtgagccaccatgcccggccctgggTCACACTTTTTAAAGTATGGTTATCCTCACGAAGGACCACTACTTGTGACTGTACTGACTGTACTGCCCAACTCCAGGGCACCACTCCCAAAGCAAGGTGAATAGCACCCCTGGGGTTCAGGGTGGCAGCCACATCCTTATCGACAGTCCTGATCATGAGGCTGTCTTTTGAAAAACAGTCATCTTAAGTAAATTacctaatttattcattcaacaaacatgtacTAAGCATTTACTCCATGCCTGGCTTTAGGCAAGGAACTAGAATATGAAAAATTAAGAACCCCTGCCATCAAGGAACTCTTAGGGCAGGAGGAGAAATGAGACTACATCAAATACACAATTACAAAATGCCACGTTGAAGACCTCAACAGAGACGTGGATCCCAGCTAGGGTACCAGGAACACAAAGGCAGACAGCCACCACTGAGAGGGAGGGTGAAGACAGACAGCTGCCTCCCAGAGGAGACCATTTGAAATGGGTATCAAAGAGAGAGCTGATATTTACTGGGGGGGTGAAGGTATTCCAAGcctaaatgagaacatgtgcAAAGGCATGGGAGAATAAAAGAATGTGGTGCTTTGAACAAACAGCAAGTCATTCTTTGTGGCTGGAGCTTGGGGTACACATTCCAGCTCAAACAGCAGGCTAAGGTGACGTCCTGAAGGGATTTGTAACCCGCCATGGAGAACTACCAAAGAGACCCAGGTGGGAAGACAGACAACAGTGGGTTCTCCTCCTATAGGCCCTAATCTGTGGGGGAACACAAAATGTGATTCCTTTGTGAAGAAAAGCACTCAAGGagcaaatatctaaaacactgtcacaaaacagtttcttcaCAGATCTAAAAGTTTATTGTAACCTTCCAATAAAAAggtcatttgtttcaaaaataatccTCCAGGTAGAAGGTGGGAGGAAAAGGACTCTTAATATCTTAAGCCATTATTCAGCTAAGAGCCATGGCTGTCACTGTAAGATCTCTGAGCTAAATTCATCCTTTAGAAGTGGAACGCAGCCAGCCCAGTGGAAATGGTTTTCCTCTTGAGCCAGGAAAACCCCTGGTCCATATCCCAGCTCTTGCATTCACTTTCTAAGTAGCTGACCTTGAATAAATGCCCTAACCCTTTTCTTCCTCCATAAGATGCTAATGCTGTTACCTACCCTGCAGGGCCACTGTAATGATTAAATGAGGTATAAAAGGGAAAAAACCTGGCTCACAGAAGCCAcaaatgttattttccttctgttaatGCCCTCCAGCCAAAGAGCTGAGGGGCATATGTGTATTTAAACAAGTTGGGTTTACTGCTCGGTACAGAGAGAAGAATGCACACCACAGGAAACCGTGGGCTGTCTCAGTAAGAGGATATtagaaaggacttttttttttttttgagacagagtttcgctcttgtggcccaggctggaatacaatggtgtgatctcggctcattgcaacctctgcctcttgggttcaaccgattctcctgcgtcagcctctcaagtagctgggattacaggcatgcaccaccatgcctggctaattttgtatttttagtatagacggggtttctccatgttggtcaggcttgtctcgaactctcgatctcaggtgatccgcccacctcggcctcccaaagttctgggattacaggcgtaagctgctgcacccagccagaaaggaCTTCTTACAGGATTTTGGTTTTGTCTGGCTGATTTGGGGAAAAATTTAAAGAAGTGAGGTTTTACTCTGGATAGGATGCTTTTGGGCAGTGGGAGTGATTTTATAATTGAGTATCTTAATAACTCTTACCTAGAAGGAAGGAAAACTAGAGCAAGGTGGAAGCTGTAATTGGCAAAGAAGCAGCTGTTACTCTCATCAGCCAAGATAGAAAGATACTTGGTCACCTTTGTGGTTTGGATAATGCTcatgtttttgtgtttctgttcAGCAATAATAGGGATCTTGTTTTTGTCTTAATCCATAGTGGTCTCAGAGTGGCCTTGACTGCTATTGGGGATCTGTACAATTGTTCATGTTCCCCAAAAGGACTCCAGGGCCTGGCTGTGAGTGCCAGGCCAACCTCTGGATGTCAGGAACTCTGTTCCTCTTTCTCACTTCCCATCAGGGTATGAAagacatttttgtcttttacagTTAGAACTGAAAGGGGGGTAAATTTCAAACTGATAACTAGTCACAGCAATCATGAACATTATAAAAAGATGTCAACCTGCCAGTGTAACAAAGCTAATCTCTTTTACACAGCTTAGCTTTATTCTTAGGGAGGCTTTTAAAACACACATGCAAAATTTAAATCATGAATTCCAAGCACCTTCTATTTATAAACCAAAAAGGCATCTGAGGCTTTGTATATTTTCTCCAAGAGCTATTTAAATACTCTTTGAATATCTTCAGGAAAATACCAGTATAGCAAGAGCAGTTAGCTGACTGAACAAATCACCACCTGAGGCAGTTTGTAGGAAGATTTGTTAACAAGGGAACAAACTGCAGCATTAGGAAAGTGCCAAAAGTTTCCAGCTTTTTTCTAATgagaacaacaataataacaaaaggaTACAAAGTTTACTTTGTATCACTGAAAAATAAACTGTTAACTTAAAGGAGTTTAAGTAGACACAAACTCCCTATCCCATTAGGAAACAGTGGATGACAAACTTAGAAAGTGGAGAAACAAGCCAGGAATGgtgcctgtactttgggaggctgaggtggggtggatggcttgaggtcaggagttcgataccaggctgacaaacatggagacaccccgtctctactaaaaatacaaaaattgaaggccgggtacagtggctcacgcctgtaatcccagcactttgggaggccgaggcgggcagatcacaaggtcaggagatcgagaccatcctggctaacgcggtgaaaccccgtctctactaaaaaacacaaaaaaaattagccaggcttggtggtgggcgcctgtagtcccagctacctgggaggctgaggcaggagaatggtgtgaacccgggaggcggagcttgcagtgagccaagatcacaccactgcactccagcctgtgagacagagtgagactccgtctcagaaaaaaaaaaaaaaaattagctgggcatggtggctcatgcctgtaatcccagctactcgggaggctgaggcatgagaatcacttgaatctgggaggcggaggttgcagtgatccaaaatcaagattgtgccactgcactccagcctgggcaacagagtgagactgtctcaaaaaaaccaaaaaacaaaaaacaaaatggagaaacaaatCTTCCATTACTGATGCTGGCAGTAAGGAGGTCAAAATTGGACTCTGTTTATCAGCATGGTCTAATCCAATAAGTAATAAAGATATCATTTATCATCAGCTCAGTAAATCATCCCTTTGTTCCACCCAGGCTTGTGCCTCAAGAACACACAGACCCTTCCCTTGCGGATATTACAGAAACTCTGCCTGCCTAAGGGCTGCCCCTCACTCACCCGGTTTCTGATCAGGTTCGGGCCAGGACTTTCGCAGAACATGGACGGTGGACCCAGGTTGAATGCCATAGAAGTCAAGTGTCTGGTCATCTTTTAGCTTCCGACCACAGTAGATCAGATCTAAAAAAAGAACTGTCCACTTATATTTTGCTCCTCAAAACAAATTTAGATGGTTTTTGTCCCCTGAGAACCTTATTTTGATTAGATAGCTGGAGAAtgatacatgttttaaaagataCTCTTATTCAATaacttaataaatacttttttttttttttggaaaacagggtcttactctgttgcccaggcttgagtgcaatggcaccatcacggttcactgcagcctcaacctcctgggctcaagcaattctcccacctcagcctcctgagtagctgggactacaggcacatgccaccatactcagctaatttttgtagttttttgtagagacggggttttgccatgttgcctagactagtctcttaactcctgggctcaagcgatcctcctgccttagcctcacaaagtgctgggatgacaggcgtgaaccaccacgcctagccaatcAAATACATTTCAACAACTATTTGCAAATATAAACTCATAAAATGGACTTACATCGAatctggccagatgtggtggctcacacctataaacccagcacttttggagcctggccaacatggcgaaacctgggCCATGATGAaaattagggccgggcacggtggctcacacctgtaatcccaacactttgggaggccgaggtgggtggatcacctgaggtcaggagttcaaggccagcctggccaagatggtgaaacctcgtctctaccaaaaatacaaaaattagccaggcatggtggcagacgcctgtaatccctgctactcaggaggctgaagcaggagaatcgcttgaacccaggaggcggaggttgcagtgagccaagatcacaccattgcactccagcctgggcaatagagcaagactctgtctcaaaaaaaaagaaatatatatatacacacatacacacacaaaaattagccaggtgtggttgcgcgggcctgtaatcccagctattcaggaggctgaggcaggaaaattgcctgaacctgggagacagaggttacaatgagctgagatctcgccactgcactccagcctgggcaacagagcaagactccgtctcagaaaaaaaaaaaacaaaaaaaaaggattcacATAGAATCTATCCACAGAAAAGCTCTGGAGTTTAACATTGTGGAGGCTGCCCAATTTAAATCAatggaaaaacaacaaaataggaTGAACCCAATCCAGGTATGACTGAAAACATCTTTCTTGCCAGTTGGATCCTTTAGCTATTATAAATTACCTTTCCAgtgtaatttaattatatttaaattcctccctcctccacctggACTGCCCACgccactttcattttcttttttactgcctTTCCTTTACTCAATCAACCAAGCAAAAATCCTTCTAATCATCCCTTAAGACCTACCTCAAATATACTGAGGAGCCTCCCCTGACCAACTTCTccttccctaactcattccaaacttctgttctttcagaaaaagcattcacaatgttggccaggagcggtggctcatgcctgtaatcccagcattttgggaggctgaggcgggcagaatcacaaggttaggagttcaagaccagcctggccaacatggtgaaatcccatgtctctactaaaaatacaaaaattagctgggcatggtggtgtgtgcctgtaatcccagctactcgggaggctgaggcagaattgcttgaactgggacccaggagacagaggttgcagtgagccgagatcgcaccactgcactccagcctgggctacagagcaaaacaaaaacaaaaacaaaaaacaagacaatGTCATAAAGAACCTGGTGATAAGGTAGTTCAGTATAATACATGGCTGAAATGGCAACCAATAGTTTCATTATATGATTTGTGTTTCTATTTACCCAACACTCACTTCCCTGGAGTGTTAACATTATGAGGCAACAAATCCCAAGCCCTTACTTTACTCTTGTAATTCCAGAAGTATCCTCCCCCAAAAGAGATCAGAGCAGCAGCCCAACCCCAGTCCAGAGAGACTCACCAATCAGCTCAGGGTCTGGAACAGACTCCTGGAGTTTGCCAGCAATAAGCTGCTTCAGAAATGAAATACTATAGCCCCCTAGCGAGTATTCTCCCAGTTCTGTCTCTGGCAACCGAAGAATAGACTTTGGAGCAAGTGGCTGGTCTGCTAGCTTCACCGCCAGGTGCCAGTCTGAGAGAGACATCCTCTCTCTTTCgcgctctctctttctccctgtaaAAGAACAAAACCTCAGTGGTTAAAAGACAGACCACCACTCtactccacccccacccaccaaagGGTTGAATGAAAGACAATTCAATGTGACACTGTTGAAGAAGCATAGGGCGTACCATCAGGAGGCCAGAACTAGAATCTGGGGTTCTCTCTCTACTCATACTGTGATGGACAGCTCTCTAGGCCTCACTTTCTTCATCCCTAACGTGGACATAAAAACGCCATCCAATCTAATAGGAATGTTGTGAGAGAGATCATCTAACCCTCTCCCTTCTGTATGCCCCTTTTTCCAATTTTCTTCAACTGTTGCTTGAACCAGTAGAACAGCTTTATAACAAGTTCCCTGCCTCTTGCCTCTCCCTAtcaaatatctatgctgccaccTAACAACacccatcattctttttttttttttttttttttgagatggagtctcgctctgttgcccaggctggagtgcagcggcgcgatctcggctcactgcaagctccacctcccaggttcacaccattctcctgccttcctgcctcagcctcccaggtagcagggactacaggcgcccgccacgacgccaggctaattttttttttttttttttttttgtacttttagtagagacggggtttcactgtgttagccaggatggtctcaatctcctgacctcgtgatccacccgcctcggcctcccaaagtgctgggattacaggcatgagcgactgcgcctggccacaaccCATCATTCTAAAACACAGATCTGACCAAGTCACTTCTCTGCTTAGAACTCTTCCAATgtcgggctgggcgcggtggctcatgcctgtaaccctagcactttgagaggcctaggcgggcggattgcctaagctcaagagttcaagaccagcctggccaacatggtgaaacccgtctctactaaaaatacaaaagttagctgggcgtggtagtgcgcacctgtagtcccacctactcggaaggctgaggttgcagtgagccaagatcacgtcactgcactccagccggggtgacagagagagactctgtcgcaaaaaaaaaaaaaaaaaaaaaaagccagacgtggtggctcacacctgtaatcctgtcactttgggaggccgcggcggacggatcacttaagatcaggtgttcgaaaccagcctggccaacatggtgaaactacatctctactataatagaaaaaattagcagggcgtggtgacaggcgcttgtaatcccagctacttgagaggctgaggcaggagaattggttgaacccgggaggtggaggttgcagtgagccgagatagcgccactgcactccagcttgggcgacagagactccgtccctccctgccccaccccggCCCCTCAAAAAAAGATCTCTTCCAATACCTCTAAACCATCTATATAAATTAAGTCTAAACTTCATCGCCTGGCTTACAAAACTCCCTGCCAGCCTCCTTCCCCAACAGAGCCCTACCCTTGCAAAGGGCCTCCACAACATGTAAGTACACACTCATAACAAAGCTCTCCCCTATTTTACACCTCTGCTCATCTAACTCTGCATGtaatttctcttccctttttggCCTTTTAGCAAACTCCTACCGAAACTAACACAGATTCAATAACCTCAGTCCCCTCTCTTTCCTCTGTTGTTCCCACATCCCCTCAGAACAAAAGGGCTACAAATATCTGCTtgccccctcctccaccccaatTCTTGAAGGCCCTTGAAAACAAAAGACTAAAGTTTTCGTCATCCTTGTCCCCATACCTGGCATACATGGAACCccagaaaataaatcagaaactctgacgGCGGAAGAATCTTGCAAAGCAAGATAAGTTCTTGTTATAGTCATCATTATTGCTTCCAAAGAGACCTCTCatagggaagaggaaagaaaaggctgTGAAGCTGCCTAGCAGACCTTCAAGCATCCTCAAGGTATCTTCCACCTCAAGTTTATGCCAGAAGGAGGTCGTTTTATATACCAtgtctcacttaatcctcacaacggTTCCCTAAGGCAGGCATTAGCCACATTTTACGGATGAGGGAAGCAAGACTCAGTAAAAtcactggcccaaggtcacagatcGCTAGTAATGGGGCAGGAACACTATCCGGTGGCGACCTCACCGCTCCAGTGGGACCAGCTACTTGGCTGACACACATCGAGCCCGCGCTGCCCAAGGCCCCAGCGCCCTCACCCGTCCCGCGGAAGGAACCCGGCCGCAGTGCCGCCGGTGTAAACACTCACTCTGGCCCTCTCGCCGGAAACCGGAAATTCCGCGCTGCATTCTGGGAGTTGCAGTTCCCGCTGTGGCCCCCGCCCCCTTATAAACAGCCAGTCTACAAGGGGCGCTAGTTGCAAAGCTTCCGGTTCTGGGGGAAGGCGTGGCTTCCGCGCTCTTTGAAATGTCCGGCGCCAGAATGTCTGGGTGCTTTGGTTGGAGAGGGTCCCATTTCCAGTCATTCTTCAGCCTGGTGATTCCCGCGCTCCCCTGAGGAGCATATGAAGTACGTCGGTTCTGCCAGGTTGGAACGCGGTGCTGGACACTTGGCCGTAAGGCGGATCCCGGATCCCCTCCCACTCCGACCCTTCCCTTCAGAAGGGCCGGTTCCCAAACGGCCCCTTTAGACACATCCAAGCGGTTTCCGACGGCCCTCACGATGAAAACTGCTGTCCGTTGGTGAAGGCAGCCTCTTCTGTGCTCCTCGCCGCTGACTTCCTGAGGCGGACCTACCTGTGGAGGCATACCAGGAACCAGACGATGACCCCCTCCAAAAGTTGGGTCTTTGAGGAGAGCTACTAACTTGGGTTCCTGGTACACCCTCTACATGCAGTGGTGAAGCTTATCTAACAGTCATTCATAGAATCAGTTTGGGAAGGGGAATTTTCGCTGAACTCTCATAGAGAAACTGTGTTTTAGATAACAGAAAGTTCTGCACGGTTAAAATGGAACAGAATTTTTTTTGCACAGAAATTAGGATTACCGAAAATACTGAAGAAAGACTACCTCTGATTGGACTCTTCTCAAGGAATTAATAATTCAAGaactaaggaaagaaaaaagtgattatATGAAAATACTGAAGTTGATCGTAGCAACTGAAGGCTGATCCTGTGTGGGTAAATGTAAACGCTGAATTCCGCCATTCCAATGTGCGACCTGGGATTAAGGCAGCAATTGAGCAGGGTAATGTTACTGAGGAGAGCGAACAGATCGCAGGATCTCAGAAGGCCTAACATTAAAGGCAGATCACCCCTCTGTTCTCATAAGTTATATGGGGAGTTTTGAAATGGCTTTCACTGTCTTCAGGGAGTTTATCTTCAGGATAACTCCCATGTATGTTGTGGGCGCATTAGGAACTCATGGCTGTTCCCAAAGTCTCCCTTTCCCATCCTACTCATTTTTAGATATACCCCCTCTTTCAGTAATCCTTCCTAACTAGACTTCTTTAGATTCCTTCCTCTCCTGCCTACTAAGTTACTTGCACCTGAGCTCcataatttatcaaaattatataTTGTGAATACTTTCCcagttcatgatttttttttttactcttaatGGTATTagataatttaatttcattttaaaactttttttttttttttgagacggagtcttgctctgtcgcccagattggagtgcagtagtggccgatctcggctcactgcaccctccgcctcccgggttcaagagattctaatgcctcagcctcttgaggagctgggactacaggtgcctgccaccacgcccggctaatttttgtatttttagtagagatggggtttcaccacgttggccaggctgctcgaactcctgacctcaggtgatcccaaagtgctgggattacaggcggtaGCCACCACGggtagccaccacgcccggcctgaaattTTGTTGTGATGGTTAGTGCCTTTTGTGTCCTgtgtaagaaatctttgcctgccCTCGTTATGAAGATACtatcctaggttttcttctgtgttattttatctttcacatttaggtctatgattaaTTTCACATTAATCTTTGTATATGATAGGAGTTAGACATCAAGAGTCATCTCTTCCATATGGGTGTACAATTGATCCagcactatttaaaaattttgttcccACTGAATTTCAGTGGCAGCTTTGTCATAAATCCGGTGACTATGTATGTGTGGGTCAATTTTTGACTCTATTCTGTGCCATGGGTGTATTTTTCTGTCATTGTGCCAATGTCACACGTCTTGATTTCTATAACTTTAGAGTAGGTCTTGATATCTGCTAGCCTTTTGGCTTTAAGAGGGGCATGGCTATTCTATCACCAATAGATGACAATTGTTAACATTGTTTTATGCTTCTAAAAGTATAATTTTACTGAAtcttaaatatgtatattcaaCAAAATTTA
This region includes:
- the UBL7 gene encoding ubiquitin-like protein 7 isoform X2: MPPQVGPPQEVSGEEHRRGCLHQRTAVFIVRAVGNRLDVSKGAVWEPALLKGRVGVGGDPGSALRPSVQHRVPTWQNRRTSYAPQGSAGITRLKNDWKWDPLQPKHPDILAPDISKSAEATPSPRTGSFATSAPCRLAVYKGAGATAGTATPRMQRGISGFRREGQRRKRERERERMSLSDWHLAVKLADQPLAPKSILRLPETELGEYSLGGYSISFLKQLIAGKLQESVPDPELIDLIYCGRKLKDDQTLDFYGIQPGSTVHVLRKSWPEPDQKPEPVDKVAAMREFRVLHTALHSSSSYREAVFKMLSNKESLDQIIVATPGLSSDPIALGVLQDKDLFSVFADPNMLDTLVPAHPALVNAIVLVLHSVAGSAPMPGTDSSSRSMPSSSYRDMPGGFLFEGLSDDEDDFHPNTRSTPSSSTPSSRPASLGYSGAAGPRPITQSELATALALASTPESSSHTPTPGTQGHSSGTSPMSSGVQSGTPITNDLFSQALQHALQASGQPSLQSQWQPQLQQLRDMGIQDDELSLRALQATGGDIQAALELIFAGGAP
- the UBL7 gene encoding ubiquitin-like protein 7 isoform X1 — translated: MPPQVGPPQEVSGEEHRRGCLHQRTAVFIVRAVGNRLDVSKGAVWEPALLKGRVGVGGDPGSALRPSVQHRVPTWQNRRTSYAPQGSAGITRLKNDWKWDPLQPKHPDILAPDISKSAEATPSPRTGSFATSAPCRLAVYKGAGATAGTATPRMQRGISGFRREGQRRKRERERERMSLSDWHLAVKLADQPLAPKSILRLPETELGEYSLGGYSISFLKQLIAGKLQESVPDPELIDLIYCGRKLKDDQTLDFYGIQPGSTVHVLRKSWPEPDQKPEPVDKVAAMREFRVLHTALHSSSSYREAVFKMLSNKESLDQIIVATPGLSSDPIALGVLQDKDLFSVFADPNMLDTLVPAHPALVNAIVLVLHSVAGSAPMPGTDSSSRSMPSSSYRDMPGGFLFEGLSDDEDDFHPNTRSTPSSSTPSSRPASLGYSGAAGPRPITQSELATALALASTPESSSHTPTPGTQGHSSGTSPMSSGVQSGTPITNDLFSQALQHALQASGQPSLQVSLLHVLVSMWLPCYFGCPAFVLLSGGPSHLACFILGTAGAWQWDRCRVFLARAHSQTIHSGH